One segment of Ignavibacteria bacterium DNA contains the following:
- a CDS encoding tetratricopeptide repeat protein yields MNTRTFEELENAVHVAKGTNDRQAMLQCAAELSALGTTQARALSANARGIVALFSDNYPEAVECYNIALGLYEEIGDRSGVARVTGNIGSVQLNIGNFKEALKYYQRALEVHMERGERNSVAIMSMGIGNVHRSTGNYADALEWYHRALQLYKECDDRIGEAGVSRGIANVHSDTGNYPVALEFFHRALSMHEEFGDRVGVARITASVGLVYNRIGNYAAALEHYHRALAVHEELGTRSDIAMVCSNIGSVHGNTGNHSSALEYFRRALPLFEELGNQHGVAGVSSNIASALAHSGSLFEAEALLHTLDAMENIDPGIVLTREQSRAILQEKSGNADDAVATLQAALELARTHGIAPEQAGFHKALRDLSQKRNDFAGYIEHNNEYTRITEEINGKDTATKLAMQEKQREIDAVQREHQKHMAVLHSTLPKHIADRVARGEVVNDHHDNSSVIFLDIVGFTDLSSQLDSRIVIEILDDVFSKCDAICAKHQVTKIKTIGDSYMAVAFGIANSEQRTANVMPSEACPAEGRIEAQRTQNSAVRAASAAREMMNITLNEELNKALAKALENEKALLRFRIGIHCGPVTAGVIGKERMQYDVWGDTVNVASRMESTSEPGRIHVSEALNEALNEALNEARTAPRGTIEIKGKGMMLTYWLS; encoded by the coding sequence ATGAATACCCGCACGTTTGAAGAACTCGAGAATGCCGTTCATGTTGCGAAAGGCACCAACGATAGACAAGCAATGTTGCAATGTGCTGCCGAGCTCTCCGCGTTGGGAACCACACAAGCGCGTGCCTTATCTGCGAATGCCCGCGGCATAGTCGCGTTGTTTTCCGACAATTACCCAGAAGCAGTAGAGTGCTACAACATTGCCCTTGGACTGTATGAGGAGATAGGCGACCGCAGTGGTGTGGCTCGCGTTACGGGTAACATTGGATCTGTCCAACTGAACATCGGTAACTTCAAAGAAGCGCTAAAGTATTACCAACGCGCACTGGAAGTACATATGGAACGTGGTGAACGCAATAGCGTAGCCATCATGTCCATGGGAATCGGCAATGTTCACAGAAGCACCGGCAACTATGCCGATGCACTGGAGTGGTATCATCGTGCGCTTCAACTCTACAAGGAATGCGATGATCGGATAGGCGAAGCGGGTGTTTCACGGGGCATCGCAAACGTACATAGTGACACCGGCAACTACCCGGTTGCACTGGAATTCTTTCACCGCGCGCTGAGTATGCACGAGGAGTTTGGTGACCGTGTAGGAGTGGCGCGCATCACTGCCAGCGTCGGCCTTGTCTATAATCGCATCGGCAACTACGCTGCGGCCTTGGAGCATTACCATAGAGCTCTTGCTGTTCATGAAGAGCTTGGCACTCGCAGTGATATTGCAATGGTTTGCAGCAACATCGGAAGTGTGCATGGCAATACTGGTAACCATAGTTCCGCACTCGAGTACTTCCGACGCGCACTCCCGCTCTTTGAAGAACTAGGAAATCAACATGGCGTTGCGGGAGTCAGCAGTAACATCGCGTCGGCATTGGCCCATTCCGGATCACTCTTTGAAGCTGAAGCCCTCCTTCATACGTTGGATGCCATGGAGAACATCGATCCTGGTATTGTACTCACACGGGAACAGTCAAGAGCGATCCTTCAGGAGAAATCAGGCAACGCTGATGATGCAGTCGCCACACTTCAAGCGGCGTTAGAGTTAGCTCGTACACACGGAATAGCTCCGGAACAAGCCGGGTTCCACAAGGCCCTTCGTGACCTCTCACAGAAGCGCAATGACTTTGCGGGTTATATCGAACACAACAACGAATACACGCGCATCACCGAAGAGATCAATGGGAAAGACACGGCAACGAAACTCGCTATGCAGGAAAAGCAACGGGAGATCGATGCCGTTCAACGTGAGCATCAAAAACACATGGCAGTGTTGCACTCCACATTACCGAAACACATTGCTGATAGAGTAGCAAGGGGCGAGGTGGTCAACGACCATCACGACAATTCCTCGGTGATCTTCCTGGACATTGTGGGCTTTACCGATCTCTCTTCTCAACTCGATTCTCGAATTGTGATCGAGATCCTTGATGATGTCTTTTCAAAGTGTGATGCCATCTGCGCTAAACACCAGGTAACAAAGATCAAGACGATCGGTGATTCGTATATGGCAGTCGCCTTTGGAATAGCGAATAGCGAGCAGCGAACAGCGAATGTCATGCCGAGCGAAGCCTGTCCTGCCGAAGGGAGGATCGAGGCACAGCGAACACAGAACTCCGCAGTTCGTGCAGCGAGTGCTGCAAGAGAGATGATGAACATCACTCTCAACGAAGAGCTTAACAAGGCGCTTGCAAAGGCGCTTGAAAATGAAAAGGCGCTTCTGCGATTCAGAATTGGCATTCATTGCGGCCCGGTAACAGCCGGTGTGATCGGCAAGGAGCGCATGCAATACGATGTCTGGGGCGACACGGTGAACGTTGCGAGCCGGATGGAATCCACTTCAGAACCAGGACGCATTCACGTCTCTGAAGCTCTCAACGAGGCGCTCAACGAGGCGCTCAACGAGGCGCGCACCGCGCCAAGAGGTACAATCGAAATCAAGGGCAAGGGCATGATGCTGACGTATTGGCTGTCGTAA
- a CDS encoding T9SS type A sorting domain-containing protein → MIRLLILLLLLSPPLYAQCTWEVRDSIIGRPFERWEATAYIASECDPQYALMRDRMLDSLVRFTGVNRLRVEVRAGSENPVDHYAEWRAAGCPTGADPAYTRWLQNRYVTVNDNSDSTIDVGGFHFTELDATIENVVIPLRTRLHAKGEDLQINVSYVAYTGQNASGTYLHDQPQEYAEFVSAVYQHLKTKWNIVPDRWEAVLEPDLVAEWTASKLGAALDAAALRLRSDGFEPSFIAPSTSNTSNTLSWVKDILAYQHAKSAIKELSYHRDSDSNGVNEYAVRRFADSVNIRASMLGSTPENSNPKAMMNDIIYCNSAVWHQGSIGGLFDVTTLGDSLHIVRKRNTVVTGLLSRYVKPGAVRLYVCFEVVMRNTDGSFVGYQWPPNNAFLASGWPTGEVEFVRVDTLLQEHMVRRTRTKRDSSQSDGYPYFSRRDIAFVIYIKPTVVSVDDTEDLADNVLTLSPIPARDHLTIDLPAELIDIPFTKRVLDLQGRVLVTETDSSSILPIRLTSGVYVLECMTQKNVWRQVFVVE, encoded by the coding sequence ATGATCCGCCTGCTGATCCTCCTTCTCCTGCTTTCGCCCCCACTATATGCACAGTGCACGTGGGAAGTGAGAGACTCGATCATTGGACGTCCGTTCGAGCGGTGGGAAGCCACGGCCTACATAGCGTCTGAGTGCGATCCCCAGTACGCTCTCATGCGTGATCGGATGCTTGACAGTCTGGTGCGGTTCACGGGTGTGAATAGACTGCGGGTTGAGGTTCGCGCCGGTTCCGAGAATCCAGTTGACCATTACGCAGAGTGGCGTGCAGCGGGTTGTCCAACGGGAGCTGACCCTGCCTATACCCGTTGGCTTCAGAACCGATATGTGACTGTAAATGACAATAGTGATTCAACGATCGATGTAGGGGGCTTTCACTTCACGGAATTGGATGCCACCATCGAGAACGTAGTGATCCCGCTTCGGACGCGACTGCATGCCAAGGGCGAAGACCTGCAAATCAATGTGAGCTATGTGGCATACACTGGACAGAATGCGAGTGGAACGTACCTCCACGACCAACCGCAGGAGTACGCGGAGTTCGTGTCGGCAGTGTACCAGCATCTCAAGACGAAGTGGAACATTGTCCCTGACAGATGGGAGGCTGTTCTGGAACCAGATCTTGTTGCGGAGTGGACAGCATCGAAACTGGGTGCAGCTCTTGATGCAGCAGCACTGCGACTGCGCAGCGATGGATTTGAACCGTCATTCATCGCCCCCTCCACATCAAACACGTCCAATACCCTTTCGTGGGTGAAAGACATCCTTGCCTATCAGCATGCCAAGTCAGCTATCAAGGAGCTGAGTTACCACCGGGATTCAGATTCGAACGGAGTTAATGAATATGCGGTCCGGCGGTTTGCAGACTCCGTGAATATCCGCGCGTCGATGTTGGGTTCGACACCCGAGAACTCAAATCCCAAGGCGATGATGAACGATATTATTTACTGCAATAGTGCCGTATGGCATCAGGGTTCTATAGGTGGTCTCTTTGACGTCACAACGCTTGGCGACTCGTTGCACATCGTGCGTAAAAGAAACACTGTTGTAACTGGCCTCCTATCACGATACGTGAAGCCAGGGGCGGTGCGTTTATATGTTTGCTTCGAAGTTGTCATGAGAAACACAGACGGTTCCTTCGTCGGGTACCAGTGGCCTCCAAACAACGCATTCCTCGCTTCCGGATGGCCTACCGGTGAGGTAGAATTCGTTCGAGTAGATACGCTCTTGCAAGAACACATGGTTAGGAGGACTCGTACAAAAAGAGACTCGAGCCAAAGCGATGGCTACCCGTACTTCAGTAGGAGAGATATTGCATTTGTTATCTATATCAAACCAACTGTCGTGAGCGTTGATGATACAGAAGATCTGGCGGATAACGTCTTAACGCTCTCCCCAATTCCTGCGCGCGATCATCTCACCATCGATCTTCCAGCGGAATTGATAGATATCCCGTTCACGAAACGTGTTCTTGATCTGCAGGGACGTGTCTTGGTAACTGAAACGGATTCGTCATCAATTCTACCCATCCGACTCACGAGCGGAGTGTATGTTCTTGAGTGTATGACACAGAAGAATGTATGGCGTCAGGTGTTTGTCGTTGAATGA
- a CDS encoding tetratricopeptide repeat protein, with protein MSTRTFNELHEAVNHAMGIDDSDTLLRCAAELEALGTREANVIAATARGTADRIHCNYASALEHYNRVLAMNEEMGNRGGVASVNSNIGNVHSLTGNYPEAMEHYCRALALYEELDNRVGSANTTCNIGNVHKSTGNYPAALEHYRRALAVYEELGILNTVANVTGNLGALQHSLGNFPEALEHYNRSLAVHEELGNRSGVALITGNIGAVHYSTGDHATSLEYYNRALDEHEDLGERNNVSRITANILNAMIECGMHGEAAELLLKMDAMQIEDPYVKVMREQLRAELQMHDGLVEDARSTLHSVLEIARRYSLSFEHAEIHKQLRDHCQKENDFPGYIEHNNEYTRLTEEINGKEATLKIAMQEKQREIDAREKEHAKHMAVLHSTLPKHIADRVARGETVNDSFDNASVLFLDVVGFTTHSSELEAGEVVSLLQNIFTTFDAICAKHDVMKIKTIGDSYMAVAFGIANSEQRIANVAIDMMSSIFTWPHTDERVMFRIGLHSGPVVAGVLGTARMQYDVWGDTVNVASRMESTSEPGRIHVSEALAKALNEALNEARTAPRGTIEIKGKGLMQTFWLED; from the coding sequence ATGAGCACCCGCACGTTCAATGAGCTCCACGAAGCTGTTAACCATGCTATGGGAATTGACGACTCTGATACACTTCTACGGTGTGCTGCGGAGCTCGAAGCATTGGGCACAAGGGAAGCAAACGTCATCGCTGCAACTGCGCGTGGCACCGCAGACCGCATTCACTGCAATTACGCCTCGGCTTTGGAGCATTACAACCGCGTCTTGGCAATGAATGAAGAAATGGGCAACCGCGGTGGAGTGGCTAGTGTCAACAGCAATATCGGCAACGTGCACTCTCTTACTGGCAACTACCCCGAGGCGATGGAGCACTACTGCCGCGCATTGGCATTGTACGAAGAACTCGACAACCGTGTTGGCTCTGCAAACACCACGTGCAATATCGGTAACGTGCACAAGAGCACCGGCAACTACCCTGCGGCTCTAGAACACTATCGTCGCGCTTTAGCTGTATACGAGGAACTCGGGATTCTCAACACTGTGGCAAACGTCACCGGCAACCTCGGCGCTTTGCAACATAGCCTTGGCAACTTTCCAGAGGCTTTGGAGCACTACAACCGTTCTTTGGCTGTACACGAAGAACTTGGTAACCGCAGCGGCGTAGCACTCATCACCGGCAATATCGGTGCTGTTCACTATAGTACCGGTGATCACGCTACGTCGCTGGAATACTACAACCGCGCTTTAGATGAACATGAAGATCTGGGAGAGCGTAACAATGTGTCGCGCATCACAGCCAATATCTTGAACGCAATGATCGAATGTGGTATGCATGGTGAGGCAGCAGAGCTGCTACTGAAGATGGATGCTATGCAGATCGAGGATCCATACGTTAAGGTCATGAGAGAACAACTTCGCGCAGAGCTCCAAATGCATGACGGTTTAGTCGAAGATGCGAGGAGTACGCTTCATTCGGTGCTGGAAATCGCGCGGAGATACAGTTTGTCGTTCGAGCATGCCGAGATACATAAGCAGTTGCGCGATCACTGCCAGAAGGAAAATGACTTCCCTGGCTACATCGAACACAACAACGAATACACCCGTCTCACCGAAGAGATCAATGGTAAAGAAGCAACGCTGAAGATCGCCATGCAAGAGAAGCAACGTGAGATCGATGCACGTGAAAAGGAACATGCGAAGCACATGGCAGTTCTTCATTCCACGCTTCCAAAACATATCGCAGATCGAGTGGCAAGGGGCGAAACAGTTAACGATTCCTTTGATAATGCTTCGGTGTTGTTCCTCGACGTGGTAGGCTTCACCACGCACTCAAGCGAACTCGAAGCAGGTGAGGTAGTATCGCTCCTGCAAAACATCTTCACAACGTTCGATGCTATCTGTGCAAAGCATGATGTGATGAAGATCAAGACGATCGGTGATTCGTATATGGCGGTCGCCTTTGGAATAGCGAATAGCGAGCAGCGAATAGCGAATGTTGCCATCGACATGATGTCGAGCATATTCACATGGCCGCATACAGACGAGCGCGTGATGTTCCGCATTGGACTTCACAGCGGGCCGGTGGTTGCCGGAGTGCTTGGAACAGCGCGCATGCAATACGATGTCTGGGGCGACACGGTGAACGTGGCGAGCAGGATGGAATCAACGAGTGAACCCGGACGCATTCACGTCTCCGAGGCGCTTGCAAAGGCGCTCAACGAGGCGCTCAACGAGGCGCGCACCGCGCCAAGAGGCACAATTGAAATCAAGGGAAAGGGGCTCATGCAGACGTTTTGGTTGGAGGACTGA